Proteins encoded within one genomic window of Prauserella marina:
- a CDS encoding glyoxalase superfamily protein: MTIKDAKRAARVLRDVSITSGSLSLTHSQALEIVARQAGYRDWNTMSAALDGASRVGIRRPVPVLRVRDEGVMRDFYVDYLGFVFEWEHRFERDAPLYARVRRDQMVIDLSEHHGDGTPGSVIWVPVDDLRGLHGELTGKAYPRMRPGIDEQAPGGPTMEVIDPYANVIRFCEVTG; this comes from the coding sequence ATGACCATCAAAGACGCCAAACGCGCCGCTCGGGTTCTGCGGGACGTCTCGATCACGTCAGGCTCGCTGAGCCTCACGCACAGCCAAGCGCTGGAAATCGTTGCCCGCCAAGCTGGATACCGGGACTGGAACACCATGTCCGCGGCACTCGACGGCGCGTCGCGGGTGGGGATCCGGAGGCCGGTTCCGGTGTTGCGCGTCCGCGACGAGGGCGTGATGCGTGACTTCTACGTCGATTACCTCGGGTTCGTATTCGAATGGGAACACCGGTTCGAAAGGGACGCGCCGCTGTACGCGCGGGTACGCAGGGACCAGATGGTCATCGACCTGTCCGAACATCACGGTGACGGGACGCCGGGCTCGGTGATCTGGGTTCCTGTCGACGATCTTCGCGGCCTGCACGGAGAACTGACCGGAAAGGCGTATCCGCGCATGCGCCCCGGCATCGACGAGCAGGCGCCCGGCGGTCCGACCATGGAGGTCATCGATCCGTACGCCAACGTCATCCGGTTTTGCGAGGTGACCGGCTGA
- a CDS encoding dihydrofolate reductase family protein, which produces MSKVTTGATMSLDGYLAGPEESGFDLLFQWYGNGDVEIPSASPRVPSFRTSAASAGLIKQEWGDTGALVVGRYLYDMTSAWGGRHPMDVPTVVLTHQRPADRPEDDENFVFVTGGIEAAVAKATELAGDKNVVVNGGQMARQCLEAGLLDEIGVELVPVILGGGKTLFGELATTPVEFEGPIALVEGTGVTHLRYRVKK; this is translated from the coding sequence ATGAGCAAGGTCACCACTGGCGCCACGATGTCGCTGGACGGCTATCTCGCCGGACCGGAGGAAAGCGGCTTCGACCTGCTGTTCCAGTGGTACGGCAACGGTGACGTGGAGATCCCGTCGGCCAGTCCCCGGGTGCCGTCGTTCCGTACCTCGGCCGCGAGCGCCGGGCTGATCAAGCAGGAGTGGGGTGACACCGGCGCGCTGGTCGTCGGCCGGTATCTCTACGACATGACGAGCGCATGGGGAGGGCGTCATCCGATGGATGTGCCGACGGTCGTGCTCACCCATCAGCGTCCAGCCGACCGTCCGGAGGACGACGAGAACTTCGTCTTCGTCACCGGCGGCATCGAAGCGGCGGTGGCGAAGGCGACAGAACTGGCTGGGGACAAGAACGTCGTCGTCAACGGAGGGCAGATGGCCCGGCAGTGCCTTGAGGCCGGACTGCTCGACGAGATCGGCGTCGAACTGGTTCCGGTCATCCTCGGCGGCGGGAAGACGCTGTTCGGCGAACTCGCCACGACACCGGTGGAGTTCGAAGGCCCCATCGCGCTGGTCGAGGGCACCGGTGTCACACACCTGCGCTACCGGGTCAAGAAGTAG
- a CDS encoding class I SAM-dependent methyltransferase: protein MVVRPSDAFDYDAELRRYNQRFRVAAGVRPRDRVLDVGCGTGQVTREAARVAVEGSALGVDISERMLDQARLLGDEDVRNVDYLLADAQVHRFPPSRFDLCLSRFGVMFFADPVAAFTNIARALRPGGRLVLLIWQGRERNEWSTEIHRALAGTAAPSVPALGKDPFSLADPATTEGILTAAGFERVRFADVREPVYYGPDRAAAHSAVLSLYEPSYLVSTMDTEAAEMAHDCLRATLAAHETGDGVYFDSRAWIVSAFRGR from the coding sequence ATGGTGGTGCGACCGAGCGATGCGTTCGATTACGACGCCGAGCTGCGTCGGTACAACCAGCGATTCCGCGTCGCGGCGGGTGTCCGGCCGCGCGACAGGGTGCTTGACGTCGGCTGTGGCACCGGACAGGTGACGCGGGAAGCCGCACGGGTCGCAGTCGAAGGGAGCGCGCTCGGCGTCGACATATCCGAACGGATGCTCGACCAAGCACGGCTGCTCGGCGACGAGGACGTGCGCAACGTCGACTACCTGCTTGCCGACGCGCAGGTCCACCGGTTCCCTCCCTCGCGCTTCGACCTCTGCCTCAGCAGGTTCGGCGTGATGTTCTTCGCCGATCCGGTCGCCGCGTTCACCAACATCGCGCGTGCCCTTCGCCCCGGAGGGCGGCTCGTGCTGCTCATCTGGCAGGGCCGCGAACGCAACGAGTGGTCCACCGAGATTCATCGAGCGCTTGCCGGAACGGCGGCGCCATCCGTGCCGGCGCTGGGAAAGGACCCGTTCTCGCTCGCCGATCCGGCCACGACGGAAGGCATCCTCACCGCAGCCGGTTTCGAGCGGGTTCGCTTCGCCGACGTGCGCGAGCCGGTCTACTACGGGCCCGACCGCGCCGCCGCCCATTCCGCCGTGCTCAGCCTGTACGAACCGTCGTATCTGGTATCCACAATGGACACCGAAGCGGCTGAAATGGCGCACGATTGCCTCCGTGCCACGCTGGCAGCGCACGAGACCGGTGACGGCGTGTACTTCGACTCGCGGGCGTGGATCGTCTCGGCCTTTCGCGGGCGGTGA
- a CDS encoding alpha/beta fold hydrolase, translating to MTRDDGKEAVTMVEVGDYALRVRVAGEGPPVILDCGGAGQGLGAWGTALEQALADRATVVTYDRAGVGGSGGRQTGDVTAMADDLHRLVNAMDLPLPATFVGWSFGALVTQVHAARYPDDVAGLVFVDPTVAGTPPGFAFAQRLSFALAPKLLRLRAAFGGGNAQALRELAVTLAGMRQAMAEAEKARAEPGLPRVPIRVITAGKRPRMPRSQLDYLTADHRALAGEAPLGRVVVAEKASHQVPFEQPELIADAVGELLRSTPPEVAG from the coding sequence ATGACGCGAGACGATGGCAAGGAAGCCGTGACGATGGTCGAGGTCGGCGACTACGCGCTCCGCGTGCGGGTCGCCGGTGAAGGTCCGCCAGTGATCCTCGACTGTGGTGGCGCGGGGCAGGGCCTGGGTGCGTGGGGAACCGCCCTTGAGCAAGCATTGGCCGATCGGGCCACTGTGGTCACCTACGATCGCGCTGGGGTCGGCGGGTCCGGTGGCAGGCAAACGGGGGATGTCACCGCGATGGCCGACGATTTGCACCGGCTCGTGAACGCGATGGATCTGCCGTTGCCCGCGACGTTCGTCGGCTGGTCGTTCGGCGCGCTCGTCACCCAGGTCCATGCGGCAAGGTATCCGGACGACGTGGCAGGGCTGGTGTTCGTCGATCCGACGGTCGCGGGGACACCACCCGGTTTTGCCTTCGCCCAGCGCCTTTCCTTCGCGCTCGCGCCGAAACTGCTGCGCCTGCGGGCCGCCTTCGGAGGCGGAAACGCGCAGGCGCTGCGCGAACTGGCCGTCACGCTCGCCGGTATGCGGCAAGCCATGGCCGAGGCTGAGAAAGCGCGTGCCGAACCGGGCCTGCCGAGGGTGCCGATCCGCGTGATCACGGCGGGGAAACGCCCGAGGATGCCTCGGTCGCAGTTGGACTACCTGACCGCCGATCACCGCGCGCTGGCCGGAGAGGCCCCGCTGGGGCGGGTGGTGGTCGCCGAGAAGGCGAGTCATCAGGTCCCGTTCGAACAGCCGGAGCTCATCGCCGACGCCGTCGGCGAGCTGTTGCGCTCCACTCCACCCGAGGTGGCGGGCTAA
- a CDS encoding sensor histidine kinase, with product MPTAEPREDEIPAWVLTVLVAAGQAIAVALIIAIGSAGTLDVDYGAYLFAAGFGAVLLLRRIVPVTVLIVSVLGVFSYYAFDFPPIGMAVPVVGAFYSVTERGRVVVATVAGLVLLGVSLYFRVGDRQPSTVLAYDLITNVALVGCAIALALTVRSRRDLRDQQRRVVLLEREHQQERAARQLEAERLRLARDVHDSVGHALSLVSVQARVAQQSLGSDQAAVARALDNVVSATGSSLADLRRTLTALHSDQAVSLHAPVTLRGIEHTAEAARQAGLDVDVSITTGPADVPEPVAGTAFRIVQEAVTNVLRHAHATRASITVTAEAGTLRLRVADNGTGLGEAGEDGRGMTGMRERAALVGGTVTVESQPTGVTVTAELPTEESP from the coding sequence ATGCCGACGGCGGAACCACGGGAGGACGAGATACCCGCGTGGGTCCTCACCGTGCTCGTCGCCGCTGGGCAAGCCATCGCGGTCGCGCTCATCATCGCGATCGGCTCCGCGGGGACACTCGACGTCGATTACGGCGCGTATCTGTTCGCCGCCGGGTTCGGCGCGGTGCTGTTGTTGCGCAGGATCGTTCCGGTCACCGTCCTGATCGTGTCCGTTCTCGGCGTGTTCAGCTACTACGCCTTCGACTTCCCGCCGATCGGGATGGCCGTCCCCGTCGTGGGCGCGTTCTACAGCGTGACCGAACGGGGCCGGGTCGTCGTCGCCACCGTCGCGGGCCTGGTGCTGCTGGGCGTTTCGCTGTACTTCCGGGTCGGCGACCGGCAGCCGAGCACGGTATTGGCCTACGACCTGATCACCAACGTCGCGCTCGTCGGCTGCGCGATAGCGCTCGCGCTGACTGTCCGCAGCAGGCGCGACCTTCGGGACCAGCAACGACGCGTGGTGCTGCTGGAACGCGAGCATCAGCAGGAACGCGCGGCGAGGCAGCTGGAAGCCGAACGGCTCCGCCTTGCCCGCGACGTGCACGACTCGGTCGGTCACGCGCTTTCCCTCGTCTCGGTACAGGCACGAGTGGCCCAGCAGTCGTTGGGCTCCGACCAGGCGGCCGTGGCGCGCGCGCTCGACAACGTCGTGTCGGCCACCGGGTCCTCACTCGCCGATCTGCGGCGCACCCTCACCGCGCTGCACTCCGACCAGGCCGTCTCCTTGCACGCCCCGGTGACGCTGCGAGGCATCGAGCACACGGCCGAGGCGGCGAGACAGGCCGGTCTCGACGTCGACGTCTCGATCACGACCGGCCCTGCCGACGTCCCCGAGCCGGTCGCGGGAACGGCTTTCCGGATCGTCCAGGAAGCCGTGACCAACGTGCTCAGGCACGCGCACGCGACCCGCGCGAGCATCACGGTGACGGCCGAGGCGGGAACGCTGCGCCTGCGCGTGGCCGACAACGGCACCGGTCTCGGCGAGGCGGGTGAGGACGGTCGCGGCATGACCGGCATGCGGGAGCGCGCCGCGCTGGTCGGCGGCACCGTCACCG